In Streptomyces pluripotens, the genomic window ACACCGCCGTCATCCTGCCGCTGCGGGACGCGGCTGCCGCCGACCTCGCCGAGCGGCTGCTCACCGCCGTGGACGACGCGCTGCTCCTGGCCCTCCCGGGGCTGGCGGAGGTCGTGATCGAGGTGAACGCCGAGGCGCCCCGCACCTTGTGGCGCCGCACCGAGGGCACCGTCACGGTCGTGGAGGACTCGCGGAACGGCGCCACCAGGTGGCGCACCGCCGTCGCGCACGGTCCGCTCACCCCTGAGCTGCTGGTCGGCCGGCCGGTGGAGGAGCGGCTGCGCCCGCACTGGTCGGTGACCTGGGCCGTGCCGGAGGACGAGGCGGGCCGCCCGGTGCGGCCCCGTACGCACTCCGTCGTGCACGCGCCCACCCCCAGCGACGAGCCCCTCGGGGTTCCCGCCCTGCTCATCGCCTCCCTCCCGCTGGACACCACCCGGCGGCACGCGGCGCCCGGACCGCTCACCGACTTCCTGGTGCAGCGTGCGGCCGATGCGTACGCCGGACTGCTGGCCGACTGGCGTCCGGTGACGGACGGGATCATCGACCTCGTGCCGGGGCCACTCGGCACGGGCGAGCTGGACGGTGCACTGCGGCAGGCGATCCTGGAGCGGCTGCCGCGTACCGCCTTCCTGCCCCCCGCCGTATCGGGCGAGGGCGGGGAAGGCGAGGAGGACGGTCTCCCGGAGGCGCTGCGGCCCAGGGACGCGGAGATCGTGGAGGGGGCCGGCGCGGACACGGTCCGGGTGCTCGCCGAGGTGCTGCCCACCCTCCTGCCCGCCGGGCTGGAGCGGCGCACCGAGCTGCGCGCCCTCGGGATCGCCCGGCTACCGCTCGCCGACGCCATCGACCGGCTGGCCGGACTGGAGAAGGACCCCGACTGGTGGTGGCGGCTCTACGACAGTCTCGCCGGGGTCGACCCCGACCGGCTCTCCGGGCTGCCGGTGCCGCTCGCGGACGACCGGACCACCATCGGACCCCGGCAGGTGCTGCTGCCCACCCCGGACGGCGCCCGCATCGACGCCGACGTCCTCGGGCGGCTCGGGCTGAAGGTCGCCCACCCGGACGCCGTACACCCGTTGCTGGAGAAGCTGGGCGCGCTGCCCGCGACCGCGCGCGCGGTGCTGACCACCCCGCAGGTGCGGGCCGCCGTGGCCGCTTCCTTGGACGAGGAGGGCGGGATCGGCTGGGAGGAGGACGCGCCGGACGCCGAGGAACTGGCGGACACCGTCCTCGGGTTGGTCCGGGACGCGGGCTTGGAACCGGGCGACGAGCCCTGGCTGGGGGCTCTCGCACTGCCCGACGAAGACGGTGAACTCGCCCCGGCCGGTGAACTCGTCCTGCCCGGAAGCGCCTTCGCGCGGGTCATCAGGGACGGCGAACTGGGCGCCGTGGACGCGGACCTGGCCGAGAAGTGGGGGGTGCAGCCGCTGACCGCCTGCGGGGTGCTGGCGGACTTCGCGTTGGTGCGCGCCACCGACGTCGTCCTCGACCCGGACGAACTCGAACCCCGGGAAGGCGACTTCGCCGAGCCCGACGACGCGGGCCTGCTGGACGCCGTGGACGTCTGGTGCGAGGACATCCTCGACCGCTTCCCGGACAGCCCGGTGCCGCCCGTCGCCACCGAACTCGTCGCCGTGCGCGATCTGGACCTGGTGGACGACGACCACTGGCCCGAGGCGCTCGCGCTGCTGGCCCGGCCGCCGCTGCGGGACGCACTGACCCAGCCGGTGCGCATCCTGTTGCACGACGGCACGCACGAGGTCGTACGCCCGTACACGGCCTGGTGGCTGCGGGGGCATCCGGTCCTCGACGGGCGTCGGCCGGCCGGTCTGCTCGCGGCGGGCGGCGACCCCTTGCTGCGCGGCCTGTACGAAGAGGCGGACGCCACCGGGTTCGAGGACGAGCAGGTGCTGCGGGCGCTCGGGGTGCGGACCTCCGTTGCCGCCCTGCTGGACGAGCCCGGCGGCGCCGCCGAACTGCTGGACCGGCTGGCCGACCCGGACCGGACCGTCACCCCAGCCCAACTGCACGGACTCTACAGCGCGTTGGCGGACCTGGACCCCGACCAGGTGACCCTTCCGGACGATCTGCGGGCCGTGGTCGACGGGCGGGCGACGGTCGTGGACGCGGCGGACGCGGTGGTCGTCGACTCGCCCGATCTCCTGCCGTTCACCTCCGGGATTCCGCTGCTGCCCGTCCGGCCGTCCCGGGCCGCCGAACTGGCCGAGCTGTTCCAGGTGCGGCGGCTGAGCGAGTCCGTCACCGGCAAGGTGGACTCCGAGGGGACCGAGCACGACGTGCCGGAACCGGTGCGGGTCCTGCTCGGGGTGCGTACGCCCGAGTCGTACGTCGAGCACGGCGAATTGGTCGTGGACGGCGTCGAGATCGACTGGCGGCTCACCGACGACGGCGTGCTGCACGCCTCCACCCTGGAGGGCGTCGCCGCCGGCCTGGCGTGGGCGGCGGGCCAGTGGCCGCGCCGGTTCGAGGTGGCCGCCCTGCTGGAGGACCCGTCCCGGACACAGGAGCTGGCGCGGGACCGCTGGTTCGACTGAGGGGGACCGGGGCGACCTGGCCGAGGGGCCGGCCGCCTGGCGTCCCGGCCGCCGGCCTTCCCGGGCGTGACGTGGGCGGGGCCGGGTGCGTTCCCCCCAACGGGAATCCGTTGGGGGGGGCAGTGCCGGCGGTCGTCCCTCGGGTACCTCCGACGCGCTGGGGCAGTTCAGCTCGTCGTGATCGAATCGGCACGACGGGTGGCCGGTGGCAAGCCACCCTCCTCGCCGCCGCCCCCTCTGGGGCCCGGCGGGACGTCTACAGCATCGCCGCCGAGCCCGGCCCGCAGCGCCTTTCCGCTCCGCACCTGCCCGGCGTGGTGGAGCACGTCGTGATCAGCGCGGGTCGGGCCCTGGTGGGTATTGCCGACGAGCCGGTGGAACTCCACCCGGGCGACTACATCTGCTATCCGGCCGACGTCCCGCCCGTCTTCCAGGCGCTGGAGCCCGCCACCCGCGCGGTGCTCGTCTCCGAACACCGGTGAGCGGCGGCCCTACCCGCGCGTCCGGCCTCGACCGTCTCGCCGGCGGCCTGCTTGACCACCCGGAGGCCCCCATCACGTTCGTGTCCAGCACGTCCGCGAATTCCTTCTCGGCCATCCGCAGCAGCGACCGGTCCCGGGTGAGGCGTTGCGCCCCGCGAAGGTTACATGATCATAAAATCTGATCTAAAGCAGGTTTGCCCTACAACCACCCTGCCGGGTTGTGGATCTGATGGCGTGAGTCGACCGACTCCACCTCACTTCTCCCTCCAGGGGAACGCACATGCGTACTCGTGCCACTGTGGCCGCCGTCTCCGGCGCCCTGGCCCTCTCCGCCTTTGCCGTACCGACGGCGCAGGCGGCCCCGTCCAGCGGTGTCCCGCACACGCTGAACGCGAGCTTCTCTTCCGTCAAGATCGCCAAGGCGATCAAGGTCGGCACCACGTACGAAGTCAGCAGGAAGTACACGTTCACGCTGACCCACGACGCCGAAGTCGACATCACCGCGAAGGACTTCTTCGCGGATGCCTACCTGTACCGGGGTTCCTTCGACGACCCGACCGCCGAGTTGGACGGCGACAGCCCGGCGACCTGTACCGCCACCTCGACGACCACCGCCACCTGCGCCGGCACGGTCGACATCTACCCGGCCGACGGCGACCTGAAGAACGCCTGGGCCGGCACCTGGCACGTGGCCGCCGAGGTCATAGCCTTCAACGGTCAGGACCAGACCGACCCCGACCTGAGCAAGGTCGGCTTCAAGGACCAGAGCGGCCTCGCCAGCACCCGGGTGCAGCGCTACTCCAAGCTGACCGCCAACGCGGGCCCGGAGCCGGTCGTCAAGGGCAAGACCCTGACGGTGAAGGGCAAGCTGTCCCGCGCCAACTGGGAGGACCGCAAGTACCACGGCTACACCAAGCAGCCGGTCAAGCTCCAGTTCCGCAAGAAGGGTTCCAGCACCTACACCACCGTCAAGACGGTCTACACCAACTCGTACGGCAACCTGAAGACCACCACGACCGCCAAGTACGACGGCTACTGGCGCTTCTACTTCGCCGGCACCACGACGACGCCGGCCGTCAAGGCCAAGGGCGACTACGTCGACGTGAAGTAGTCGACGTGAAGTAGTCGACGTGAAGTAGCGGCCGGACGCCCGGCGCGAGAGTCGCGGCCCACCCGCCGCGACTCTCCTCGGCGAAGCTATCCATCCGGCTCACGCTCCCGGCCCCTTCCGACCGTGTGCAGCACCACCCATCGGCGCGTCCCGCCCGAGTCGGGTGCGGGAGTCGGGGAAGCGGTTGCGCCCCAAGAGAACTGACGTTCTGTTAAGGTCCCAGCGCCGCCCCGGCGGCGATCACGGATCGAACAGGATTCTTGGGGGGTCTCTTGTCTGAGCACCAGCATGCCCGCTTCCGGCGGGCCCGCAGTCTGCTCGCCGCACTGGCGGTCTGCACCGCCACGCTCGCCACCGGCGCACCGGCCGCGCACGCGGTCGAGCTGGGCGAACCGTCCGACGTCGCCGTCAAACTGCCGTCCAGCACGTACTCGCGCATGCTGGTCGACCAGGCCCGCCAGCGTGTCTACGTGACCACGGGCGCGCTCAACGCGACCGTGCACGAACTGCTGGTGTACGACTTCGACGGCACCTTGCTGCACACCGTCAAGACCGACGCCCTCGTCGACCCGGGCGCGATGATGCTCTCCGCGGACGGCAAGATCCTTTACGTCGGCGTGGCCAACGGGATCCTGATCTTCAATCCCGACGACTTCGCCTACATCGGTGGCGGATGGTTGCGCAGCGACTTCTTCAAGGGCAGGTGCGCCGGCGACATCGTGGCGACCGGTAGCACGCTCAGGTTCACCCGGATGACCAGTCAGTCGGCCCCGACGGACTGCACTACCGAGCCTCAGGCGCTCTACAGCGGGGCTCTGACAGGCGGCAGCTACTCGGAGAGCATCTCGGGCGAAGTCGACCCGAAGGTCGCCGTCTCGCCCGCCGGCGACAAGGTCGTCGAGGCGTACGCCTTCCCCAGCTCCGGGTCCAAGCTGGCCGTCGGCGTGTGGAACGCGACCACGTCGACCCTCAGCCGGTCGGCCGTGCACGGGTTCGCCGGCCCGGACGACCCGACGACGGTGCCGCGGGACGTGGCGGTGAGCCCCGACGGTGCCCTCGCCCTGGTCGCGGCCGGGGCGTCGGGTACCAAGACGCTCTCCACCAACGACCTGAGCGAAGTGACGCCCGGATACGGGCCGCTGCCCGACGGCACCAGCTCGACGGCGGTCGCCTTCAGCCCGGACGGCACGCTCCTTGCGCGCGGCGGCGCGGTCGACGGCACCGCGGCCGACCTCCTGGTCCAGAGTGCCGATCCCGCCCAGGGCGACGCGCCCCGGGAGTACGCCTTCACTGACGGGACGAGCGGCGGCGACCGCGTGGCCGACCGCGGACTGGCCTTCAGCGCCGACGGCTCCCGGCTGTTCGCCATGACCACCAACGCCGCCGGGGACGCGTACTGGCTCCACGTCATCAGCAACCCCGACGGGCGCTACCACTCCTCCTTCGACACCCCGCTGACCGTGCAGCCCGGCACCCCCTACGCCGGCCAGGCCGTGCAGATCTCCGGGCGGCTGCAGCTGAACGGCCCCGCGCCCAGCACGCCCGTACAAGTGACCGCGGTGCGGCACGACTCGGCCGGCGACCACGTGGTGCCGTCGGCCACCGTCGGCTCGGACGGCACGTTCACCCTGGAGGACACCCCGGCCGTCACCGGGCAGGCCACCTACACCGTCTCCTTCGCGGGCGACTCCGCGCACGACCCCGCCCAGGACGCCACGCTCGCCGTGGATGTGGCCAAGGCGCCCACCGACCTGGCGCTCGACACGCCCACCAAGGCGACCACGTCGGGTGTGGAGATCCACGGCACCCTGACCACGCCGGGGGCCGCGCTGCCGGCCGGTACCACCCTCAACGTGCTCAGGGCGACGAAGAAGGGCGTCATCGACCTGCCCGCCGTCACCGTCGGCTCCGACGGCTCCTTCACGGTGGACGACGTGCCCCCCGCCAAGGGCAGCACCCTCTACAGCGTCTCCTACGGCGGAGACGCGCTGCACGAGGCGTCAGCGGACTGGGTGATCGTCGACGTCACCAAGTGAGCCCAGGCCTAGGACCAGGCCTGGTCCTAGGCCGGCCGGCCCGTGGCGGAGTCTTGCGGATCCGGCAGCACCCCGCAGACAGGGCCCGTGGCCGGCTCTGACGGCCGGTTGGGGCGCACGGCACCCGTGCCGGGTCCGTGATCACTCCGGGAAACGGTGGCCGACCCACTTCCACAGGTACTCCAGGGTTGCCGCCGCCACCACCGCCACGGCCACCGCCGTCCAGGGCATCGCGACGCCGACCAGTTTGAGCGCGAAGAAGCTCTGCAGGGCGGGCACGACCAGGACGACGAGGAACGCCGCGCCCATCGTGGCCACCAAGGTCACCCGCCACCAGGTGTAGGGGCGGGCGATGATCGCCAGGACCCACATGGAGATCAGGAACAGCGTCAGCGTGGCCGCGCTGGTCTCCGCCTCCAGCTGGACCGAGCCCGTGTAGTAGTGGCGGGCGACCAGGTACACCGCGAAGGTCGCCGATCCGGCCACCACACCGCCCGGGATGGCGTACCGCATCACCTGACGCACGAAGTGGGGTCTGGCCCGCTCCTTGTTGGGTGCCAGGGCCAGGAAGAAGGCCGGTACGCCGATGGTGAGTGTGGAGAGCAGGGTCAGGTGCCGCGGCAGGAACGGGTATTCGACCTGCCAGAACACGACCAGGAGCGCCAGCAGCACCGAGTAGACGGTCTTGACCAGGAAGAGGGTCGCCACGCGGGTGATGTTGCCGATCACCCGGCGGCCCTCTCCGACCACCGACGGCAGGACTGCGAAGCTGTTGTTCAGCAGAACGATCTGCGCCACCGCACGGGTCGCCTCCGAACCGGATCCCATGGCCACGCCGATGTCGGCGTCCTTGAGCGCGAGCACGTCGTTCACGCCGTCGCCCGTCATCGCGACCGTGTGCCCGCGTGACTGCAGCGCACCGACCATGTCCCGCTTCTGCCGCGGGGTGACCCGCCCGAACACGGTTCCCTCGTCCAGCGCCTCGGCCATCCGGGCACGGTCGGCGGGCAGCCGCCGCGCGTCCACCGCCTTGCCCTGAAGACCCAGCTTGGCGGCCACCGCCCCGACCGACACCGCGTTGTCGCCGGAGATGACCTTCGCGCGCACGTGCTGGTCCGCGAAGTAGCGCAGGGTGTCGGCAGCGTCCGGCCGCAGCCGCTGTTCGAGGACGACGAGGGCGGTGGGACGGGCGGCCTCGGCTGGTTCCGGGTCATCCAGGTCACGGCTTGCGCGGGCCAGCAGCAGGACCCGCAGCCCCTGCTCGTTGAGGCGCTCGGTCTCGACCAGGGCCGGGGTGCCGGAGTCGAGGAGGACATCGGGGGCGCCCAGCAGCCAGGTGCTGTCTTCTCCGTCGCCCTCGCTGAAGACGGCTCCGCTGTACTTGCGGGCGGAGGAGAAGGGGAGCGACTCGACGCAGCGCCAGTCGTCGTTGTCGGGGTAGGCGTCGATGATCGCCTGGAGGGAGGCGTTGGGGCGTGGGTCGGACTCGCCGAGGGCGCCGAGCACCTTGCGCACGTACGACTCGTCGGCCCCGTCCAGCAGCCGCAGGCCGGTGACGTCCATGCCGCCCTCGGTGAGCGTGCCGGTCTTGTCCAGGCAGACGGTGTCGACGCGGGCCAGCCCCTCGATCGCCGGCAGTTCCTGCACCAGGCACTGTTTGCGGCCCAGTCGGATCACGCCGATCGCGAAGGCGACGGAGGTGAGGAGCACCAGCCCTTCCGGGACCATCGGGACGATGCCGCCAACCGTGCGGGCCACGGAACCCTTGAACTCGTTGTTCTTCACCACGAGCTGGGTGATGATCAGTCCGATCGCGGCCGGGACCATCATCCAGGTGACGTACTTCAGGATCGTGGAGATGCCGGTGCGCAGTTCGGAGTGGACGAGGGTGAAGCGTGAGGCTTCCTCGGCGAGCTGGGCAGCGTAGGCCTCGCGGCCCACCCGGGCGGCGGTGAACGCACCACCGCCGGCGACCACGAAGCTGCCGGACATGACCTGGTCGCCGGGGTGTTTGACGACGGGGTCGGCCTCGCCGGTGAGCAGCGATTCGTCGACCTCGAGGCCGTCTGCCTCCGCGCAGACCCCGTCGACCACGATCTTGTCACCCGGGCCGATCTCTATGAGGTCGTCGAGAACGATCTCATGGGTGGCCACCTCGGTTGCGACACCGTCGCGCCGCACGGTGGGCCGGGCCTCCCCGATCACCGCGAGCGAGTCGAGAGTCTGCTTGGCGCGCCACTCCTGGACGATGCCGATGCCGGTGTTGGCGATGATCACGAAGCCGAAAAGGCTGTCCTGGATCGGTGCCACGGCCAGCATGATCAGCCAGAGCACGCCGATGATCGCGTTGAACCGGGTGAAGACGTTGGCGCGGACGATCTCGCTCAGGGACCGGCTGCTGCGCACCGGAACGTCATTGACCTGGCCGCGCGCGACACGTTCCGCGACTTCGGCCCGGGTCAGTCCGGCCGGTGGGGTTCCGGGTGGGGTTCCCGGGTGCACAGAGCCGAGGTCGGCGCCCGCGTCGATGTGCGACATGTATTCGACGGTACGTGGCCTTTGCCCACCCCGCCTCGTGTTCGGCGGACCGTCCCGGGCATTCCGGCCGTCCCGCGGCCGGGAACGGGCCGGTCCGTCGGATGGCTATTCGACCGGCGCCGGGTCCAGTGTGGCCGCCCGCTTCAGCGCGGCGTCGCGCTTGCGCACGTACCAGATGCCGATGAGTCCCAGTCCGCCCCCGGCCAGGCAGGTCCACAGCCACTGCAGGTGCCCGTGATCGCGGTACCAGCCGTAGAACGGGAGCTGCACCAGGAAGAGGATGAACCACACGATGGTGCCGCCGGTGATGGTGGCGACCACGGGGCCCTCCAGGGGCTCCGGCGCCTCGTGCTTGGGGGTCCACTTAGCCATGGGCACAGCTTAAGGGCCACCGTTGTCTACGCGCGGAGATAGCGATCTGGAACTCATATGTTCATACTGAAGCCGTTTGTCTTCGACCGGCTCTGATCGTAGGAAGCTCCAGCGAGGCTCGGGGGAACCCCGTTGGTGATGAGGTCCCGCATGTCCACCTCGGCTCCCGCCAAGGCCCCCACCCCCGAGAAGCCGAGCCGTGGGCCCGCCTACGGCCTGCTCGACCGCCACTTCAGGATCTCCGAACGCGACAGCTCCGTCGCCCGGGAAGTCCGGGGCGGTTTCGCCACCTTCTTCGCGATGGCCTACATCATCGTGCTGAACCCGATCATCCTCGGGAACGCGAAGGACATGTACGGGCACCACCTGGACAACGGGCAGCTGGTGACGGCGACCGCGCTGACGGCCGCGTTCACCACGCTGCTGATGGGCGTCATCGGCAACGTGCCGATCGCGCTCGCCGCCGGCCTGGGCGTCAACTCGGTCGTCGCGCTCCAGTTGGCGCCCCGCATGTCCTGGCCGGACGCCATGGGCATGGTGGTGCTGGCCGGTTTCGTGGTGATGCTGCTGGTCGCCACGGGGCTGCGCGAGCGCGTGATGAACGCCGTGCCGTACGGCCTGCGCAAGGCGATCTCGATCGGTATCGGCCTGTTCATCATGCTGATCGGCCTCGTCGACTCCGGTTTCGTCAGTCGTATCCCGGACAAGGCCGAGACCACCGTCCCGCTGCAGCTCGGCGCCGGCGGTCACCTCACCGGCTGGCCGGTGCTGATCTTCATCCTGGGCGCGCTGCTCACCTTCGTGCTGATCGTCCGAAAAGTGCCGGGCGCGATCCTCATCTCGATCGTCGGCATGACCCTGCTCGCGGTGATCGCGAACTCGGTCGCCCACATCCCCGGCTGGGGCCTGACGGTGCCCAAGTGGCCGGGCAATCCGGTCGCCTCGCCCGACTTCGGCCTGGTCGGCCACGTCAGCCTCTTCGGTGGCTTCTCCAAGGTCGGCGTGCTGACCGGCGTCCTCTTCGTCTTCACGGTCCTGCTGTCGTGCTTCTTCGACGCGATGGGCACGATCATGGGCGTGAGCGACGAGGCCAAGCTGACCGACGCGGAGGGCCACGTGCCGGGCATCAACAAGGTGCTCTTCATCGACGGCCTCGCCGTCGCGGCGGGCGGTGCCAGCTCCTCCTCGGCCACTACCGCCTTCGTGGAGTCCACGGCGGGTGTCGGCGAGGGTGCCCGCACGGGCCTCGCGAACGTCGTCACGGGCGGCCTCTTCGCGGCAGCCCTCTTCCTCACCCCGGTGGCCACGATGGTCCCGTCCCAGGCGGCGACCCCGGCCCTGGTCGCGGTCGGCTTCCTGATCCTGTCCAGCTCGGTCAAGGAGATCGACTGGGCCGACCACACCATCGCGGTCCCGGCCTTCGTGACCATGCTGATGATGCCGTTCACCTACTCGATCACCAACGGCATCGGCATGGGCTTCATCACCTTCACGATCCTGCGCCTGGCCGTCGGGCGGGCCAGGGAGATCCCGGTCGCGATGTACGTCGTCTCGGCGGTCTTCGCCTTCTACTACCTGATGCCGGCGCTGGGGCTGACCTGAGCCCGCGGTTCACGTGACCGGCCTGCGGGCTCAGGTGACCCCGTAGAACTTCTCCGTCTCCTCGACAGCGGTCTGGAACCGTTCGTCGAAGTCGTCCCGGGTGAGCGTGCGGACCACATAGTCCTGCACGCTCATTCCTCTCTTCGCCGCACGATGCCGGAGCCTTTCGAGCAGCTCCCCGTCTATCCGCAGGCTGAGCACACTGGTCCCCATGCGTACGAGGGATGCCACGTCCAGCCACCCGATGCACCACTTTTCGGAACCGGCTCACTCATATGGGTGATCGGAGGGTTTCCGTGGCGGGCATCACGGGCAGGTACCCACATCCCCGGTGGTCTTTAGGGAGGGTAATGAGTTACCCTAATGAACATGCCGGACCTTAGCCATGGTGACGACGCTGCCGCCGTGAACTCCCTCCGCTCAGCCGTGATGCGGCTGTCCCGTCGGCTCAAGCACCAGCGGGTGGATGAGTCACTGAGCCCCACCGAGATGTCGGTGCTCGGCACCCTCGCCCGATGTGGCACCGCCACCCCGGGCGAACTGGCCCGCAAGGAACACGTCCAGCCCCCGTCGATGACCCGGATCGTCGCGATGCTCGAAGCCAAGGGGCTGGTCCGGTTGGAGCCGCACCCCGAGGACCGGCGCCAGAAGGTCGTCACCCAGACCGAGCAGGCCGAAGCCATGCTCGACGAGAGCCGCCGCAAGCGCAACGCGTTCCTGGCAGGGCTCGTGGAGGACCTCGACGACGAGGAATGGGCCAGACTGCGCGCCGCCGCCCCCGTGCTGGAGAAGCTCGCACATCTGTAAGCAAGACGTCCGAGGAGGCGAACCCCTTTGAGTACGGGATCCGGAACACCTTCCGCCCCCGCACCGGCCACCGCTACCACCAACCCCGCCACCGCACGTGCCTCGCGCACGTCCTCGATGTTCAGCTCCCTGAAGATCCGGAACTACCGCCTGTTCTTCATCGGCCAGGTGGTCTCCAACACGGGCACCTGGATGCAGCGCATCGCCCAGGACTGGCTCGTCCTCAGCCTCACCGGCTCCTCCGCGGCCGTCGGCATCACGACGGCCCTGCAGTTCCTGCCGATGCTCCTCTTCGGCCTCTACGGCGGCGTCCTCGTGGACCGCCTGCCCAAGCGCCCCACCCTCCTGGTCACCCAGTCCGCCATGGCCGTGACCGGCCTCACCCTCGCGTTCCTGACCCTCTCCGGTCACGTCCAGGTCTGGCACGTCTACCTCGCCGCCTTCGCCGTCGGCCTCGCCACGGTGGTCGACAACCCGGCCCGCCAGTCCTTCGTCTCTGAGATGGTCGGCCCCGAGCAGCTGCAGAACGCGGTCAGCCTCAACTCCGCGAACTTCCAGTCCGCCCGCCTGGTCGGGCCCGCCGTCGCCGGCCTCATGATCACCGGCGTGGGGACCGGCTGGGCGTTCCTCGCCAACGGGCTGTCCTTCGCCGCGCCCATCGCGGGCCTGCTCCTGATGCATGCACGCGAGCTCCACGTGGTCGAGCGCGCGCCCCGGGGGAAGGGCCAGCTCCGGGAGGGCCTGCACTACGTCGCCGGCCGCCCCGAGCTGATCTGGCCGATCATCCTCGTGGGCTTCATCGGCACGTTCGGTTTCAACTTCCCGGTGTGGCTCTCGGCCTACGCGGACGACGTCTTCCACTCCGGTGCCGGCGCGTACAGCCTCTTCAACACCCTGATGGCCGTCGGCTCGCTGGGCGGTGCCCTGCTGGCCGCCCGGCGCGGCACGGCCCGGCTGCGCGTCCTGATCGCCGCCGCCCTGGCCTTCGGCACGCTGGAGGTCCTGGCTTCGGCGGTCCCACAGTACTGGTTGTTCACGCTGCTCATGATTCCGATCGGCGTCTGCGGCCTGACCGTGAACGTCACCGCGAACACCGCTGTGCAGATGGCCACCGACCCGGCCATGCGCGGTCGGGTGATGGCCCTGTTCATGATGGTGTTCGTCGGCGGTACCCCGCTGGGCGCACCGGTCGTCGGCTGGATCACCGACACCTACGGAGCCCGGATCGGCTTCGCGTTCGGCGGAGCGGTCTCGGCCGTCGCGGCCGCCGCCATCGGTCTCGTCCTGGCCCGCGTCGGGGGGCTGCGCCTGGCGGTGGGCTGGCACCACGGCCACCCACGGGTGCGGTTCGTGCCCCGCAAGCCCCGGCGGCACCTGGCGACCGCGTCGTAACCGGCCGTGGGGGAGGCCGCCGGTCCTGAGGGAGGGGTCGCCCCCCGGGCTGCCGCTCAGCCGCCGCAGCGACGTGGTGGCGGCGGGTGCGGCCGGGCGAGACGCCCATGCGCAGGGTGAGGGCGGTGCGTCCGTGCGTGGTGGGGCACGGAGGCACACTGGCTCCATGAGACTCTTCGCCGCCGTCCTGCCCCCGGACGACGTCGCGCGTGAACTCGCCAAGGAAGTGGCCCGGTTGAAGCGGCTGCCCGGTGCCGAGAGGCTGCGCTGGACCAGCCGCCCCGGCTGGCACTTCACCCTCGCCTTCTACGGTGAGGTCGCCGATGAACTCGTACCCGGCCTGTCGGAACGCCTGGAGCGCGCGGCCCGCCGCTCCGCCCCGCTCCGGCTGGCCCTCTCCGGCGGCGGCCAGTTCGGGCGCGGCAAGATCCTCTGGACGGGTGCCCAGGGAGACGTGAAGGCGCTGCGGCTGCTGGCCGGCCGGGCGGAGGCGGCAGCCCGCAGGGCGGGCGTGCCGATGACGGAGCACCGCCGGTACCTGGCCCACCTGACGCTGGCGCGGGGCCGGGACGGAGCGGATACGCGACCCTGCGTGGCCGCCCTCGCGGACTTCACCACACGTGCCTGGACCGTGGCCGACCTGGCGCTGGTCCGCAGTGAGCTGCCGAGGTCCGGGGTGCCGGGCGAACAGCCGCGGTACGAGACGGTCGCCCGTTGGGTTCTCGGCGGGTCCGGTTAGGCTCGATGGTGTGGACCCGAAAACCCGGAACCGGATCATGGCCGGTGCGCTT contains:
- a CDS encoding sacsin N-terminal ATP-binding-like domain-containing protein gives rise to the protein MRRENVSSKFVRPAAEGADPFGTARLRRGVLDAWATSPARFREDANAEEDLVLGGYRDRLVVELAQNAADAAARARTPGRLRLTLRDGVLVAANTGAPLDATGVESLSTLRASAKREADATHGAVGRFGVGFAAVLSVTDEPAIVGRHGGVRWSLAEARGLAADTARHSPGLGDEMRRRDGHVPLLRLPFAAEGSAPEPYDTAVILPLRDAAAADLAERLLTAVDDALLLALPGLAEVVIEVNAEAPRTLWRRTEGTVTVVEDSRNGATRWRTAVAHGPLTPELLVGRPVEERLRPHWSVTWAVPEDEAGRPVRPRTHSVVHAPTPSDEPLGVPALLIASLPLDTTRRHAAPGPLTDFLVQRAADAYAGLLADWRPVTDGIIDLVPGPLGTGELDGALRQAILERLPRTAFLPPAVSGEGGEGEEDGLPEALRPRDAEIVEGAGADTVRVLAEVLPTLLPAGLERRTELRALGIARLPLADAIDRLAGLEKDPDWWWRLYDSLAGVDPDRLSGLPVPLADDRTTIGPRQVLLPTPDGARIDADVLGRLGLKVAHPDAVHPLLEKLGALPATARAVLTTPQVRAAVAASLDEEGGIGWEEDAPDAEELADTVLGLVRDAGLEPGDEPWLGALALPDEDGELAPAGELVLPGSAFARVIRDGELGAVDADLAEKWGVQPLTACGVLADFALVRATDVVLDPDELEPREGDFAEPDDAGLLDAVDVWCEDILDRFPDSPVPPVATELVAVRDLDLVDDDHWPEALALLARPPLRDALTQPVRILLHDGTHEVVRPYTAWWLRGHPVLDGRRPAGLLAAGGDPLLRGLYEEADATGFEDEQVLRALGVRTSVAALLDEPGGAAELLDRLADPDRTVTPAQLHGLYSALADLDPDQVTLPDDLRAVVDGRATVVDAADAVVVDSPDLLPFTSGIPLLPVRPSRAAELAELFQVRRLSESVTGKVDSEGTEHDVPEPVRVLLGVRTPESYVEHGELVVDGVEIDWRLTDDGVLHASTLEGVAAGLAWAAGQWPRRFEVAALLEDPSRTQELARDRWFD
- a CDS encoding Ig-like domain repeat protein — translated: MSEHQHARFRRARSLLAALAVCTATLATGAPAAHAVELGEPSDVAVKLPSSTYSRMLVDQARQRVYVTTGALNATVHELLVYDFDGTLLHTVKTDALVDPGAMMLSADGKILYVGVANGILIFNPDDFAYIGGGWLRSDFFKGRCAGDIVATGSTLRFTRMTSQSAPTDCTTEPQALYSGALTGGSYSESISGEVDPKVAVSPAGDKVVEAYAFPSSGSKLAVGVWNATTSTLSRSAVHGFAGPDDPTTVPRDVAVSPDGALALVAAGASGTKTLSTNDLSEVTPGYGPLPDGTSSTAVAFSPDGTLLARGGAVDGTAADLLVQSADPAQGDAPREYAFTDGTSGGDRVADRGLAFSADGSRLFAMTTNAAGDAYWLHVISNPDGRYHSSFDTPLTVQPGTPYAGQAVQISGRLQLNGPAPSTPVQVTAVRHDSAGDHVVPSATVGSDGTFTLEDTPAVTGQATYTVSFAGDSAHDPAQDATLAVDVAKAPTDLALDTPTKATTSGVEIHGTLTTPGAALPAGTTLNVLRATKKGVIDLPAVTVGSDGSFTVDDVPPAKGSTLYSVSYGGDALHEASADWVIVDVTK